The Styela clava chromosome 2, kaStyClav1.hap1.2, whole genome shotgun sequence genome contains a region encoding:
- the LOC120336547 gene encoding linear primary-alkylsulfatase-like, whose amino-acid sequence MSDNFEHIKEPLAKITDQTYGSKKLVEFTKNEFLPRQVFKVGDNVYSAVGWALANSIMIEGKDGIIIIDTTESMQSMQEIMVEFRKITSKPVKAIIYTHFHGDHHIGTHYVIDRQKTEFPDINIEIYGHETTAELYFDTVLTREIGHARSTRQFAILHNDVPNTGKGIGPFGSHHPQDGLNIYMPTRTFSDKAKYNVAGIEFELIHTPGETPDQITVWLPKEEVAMPGDNIYKTFPNLYAIRGSPPRNVRMWYQSLDKTRVLKAKYLVGSHTRPVIGKDEVYETLTVYRDAIKYIHDQTLRLINKGYYPGQIVANVKLPDLVAQHPFLQEHYGTVAWSVKSVFNDYLGWFSGNPQDLHPMTENERATRMARLITYAQSQQICAAEVMLREAEISHKKSYEHYLSKGKYLVTEDKWALELVDTVLQLGSLEEALSNTARQVKISALRALGVEEISANGRNYYLTCALELESNISLDQTKKAISITIKRTPIEKVLEMLSLKVKGLECQHQKYTIGLTFLDLDKDFILTLRNSVCDVIEAGTEDENPQVRLTMRSDVYKSIMNENKNWEEEVKAGNVTVASGALETYMKFLKCFDPLNYD is encoded by the exons ATGTCTGACAACTTTGAACACATAAAAGAGCCATTGGCAAAGATAACGGATCAAACATACGGATCCAAGAAGTTGGTCGAGTtcacaaaaaatgaatttttgccCAGGCAAGTTTTTAAAGTCGGCGACAATGTATATTCGGCAGTTGGTTGGGCGCTTGCAAACTCGATCATGATCGAAG GCAAGGATGGTATCATCATAATAGATACGACGGAAAGTATGCAGAGCATGCAAGAAATAATGGttgaatttagaaaaattacttcGAAACCTGTGAAAGCAATCATTTACACTCATTTCCACGGAG ATCATCATATTGGAACACATTATGTTATCGATCGACAGAAAACTGAGTTCCCCgatattaatattgaaatatatggacacgaaacaACAGCGGAATTATATTTTGATACAG TGCTGACAAGGGAAATTGGACATGCAAGATCAACAAGACAATTTGCGATATTGCACAACGATGTACCGAATACTGGAAAAGGCATTGGGCCTTTTGGATCTCACCATCCACAAGATGGACTTAATATTTACATGCCAACTAGAACGTTTTCTGACAAAGCTAAATACAATGTTGCAG GCATCGAATTTGAACTCATACACACACCTGGAGAAACCCCTGATCAAATCACAGTATGGCTGCCAAAGGAAGAAGTTGCAATGCCGGGTGACAACATTTATAAAACCTTTCCTAATCTATATGCAATCAGAGGCTCGCCTCCGCGAAATGTGAGAATGTGGTATCAAAGTCTAGACAAAACCAGAGTTCTGAAGGCGAAATATCTTGTGGGATCCCATACCAGACCAGTTATCGGAAAAGATGAAGTTTATGAAACCTTGACGGTGTACAGAGATGCAATAAAATACATTCATGACCAAACATTACGGCTCATCAACAAAGGCTATTATCCTGGGCAAATTGTTGCTAATGTCAAACTACCCGACTTAGTCGCTCAACATCCGTTCTTGCAAGAACACTACGGCACTGTCGCATGGTCCgtgaaaagcgttttcaatgaTTACCTTGGGTGGTTCAGTGGAAATCCGCAAGATTTGCACCCGATGACTGAAAATGAGCGTGCTACACGGATGGCTAGGTTAATAACGTATGCTCAAAGTCAACAAATCTGCGCGGCGGAAGTAATGCTACGTGAAGCTGAAATATCTCACAAAAAATCGTATGAGCATTATTTGTCAAAGGGGAAGTATCTTGTGACTGAAGACAAATGGGCTTTGGAACTAGTTGATACCGTACTTCAGCTCGGTAGCTTAGAAGAAGCTCTCAGCAACACAGCTCGACAAGTGAAAATAAGTGCACTTAGAGCACTAGGCGTTGAAGAAATAAGCGCAAATGGCAGAAATTATTACTTGACCTGTGCATTGGAATTAGAATCGAACATTTCGCTGGATCAAACGAAAAAGGCCATCTCCATAACAATAAAAAGGACCCCCATTGAGAAAGTCCTTGAAATGTTAAGTCTCAAAGTAAAAGGTTTGGAATGTCAGCATCAAAAATATACGATTGGTCTCACATTTTTAGATCTGGATAAAGATTTCATATTGACCCTACGGAATAGTGTATGTGACGTCATTGAAGCAGGTACGGAAGATGAAAATCCACAAGTCCGGCTGACAATGAGGTCTGATGTGTACAAATCAATaatgaatgaaaacaaaaattgggAGGAAGAAGTCAAGGCTGGAAACGTTACAGTGGCGAGCGGAGCATTGGAAACCtacatgaaatttttaaaatgcttCGACCCCCTCAACTATGATTGA
- the LOC120336567 gene encoding putative thiopurine S-methyltransferase gives MEDSISKLCFDQSDYILTSDSYARIRIQALFHNIYRLLQTAGMAESEDHKLLTIDQWNEWWKKDYERSKSKGSKGGDICEHGDEDNPFDQASPMLRKHIKSLLPNAIRKRIFLPLCGKSPDIKWLIDEGYEVVGLECSEHAILEFFEENSVEFEKSVSTKDHSFRVYTGKTANVVIYEGDYFKFNSDIAGGLFDAVWDSASLNTIELASRKPYVEIMRSVLDKQAKYMLSAMYFGEKRTWINNPFDITDADMTELFGEYFTWDKVDEEDSEWGLERVFLITCK, from the coding sequence ATGGAAGATTCGATCAGCAAACTATGTTttgaccaaagtgactatattTTGACCAGCGATTCGTATGCCCGTATCCGTATTCAAGCGTTGTTTCATAATATATACCGTTTGTTACAAACAGCAGGAATGGCAGAATCGGAAGATCACAAGTTGTTAACCATAGATCAGTGGAATGAATGGTGGAAAAAGGATTACGAACGTTCTAAAAGTAAAGGTAGCAAAGGCGGTGATATTTGCGAACATGGCGACGAAGACAATCCATTTGATCAGGCCAGCCCAATGCTTAGAAAGCACATCAAATCTCTTTTACCAAACGCCATTCGAAAGAGAATATTTCTTCCATTGTGCGGAAAGTCACCAGATATAAAGTGGTTGATTGACGAAGGGTACGAAGTGGTTGGATTAGAATGTTCTGAACACGccattttggaattttttgaggAAAATTCAGTGGAATTCGAAAAATCGGTTTCAACAAAAGATCACAGTTTTCGAGTGTATACCGGAAAAACTGCGAATGTAGTTATATATGAAGGagattattttaaattcaattcggATATCGCTGGTGGACTGTTCGACGCGGTGTGGGATTCGGCAAGCTTGAATACAATTGAGCTTGCCTCAAGAAAACCATACGTCGAAATTATGCGGTCAGTCTTAGACAAACAAGCAAAATACATGCTGAGTGCAATGTATTTTGGCGAAAAGAGAACTTGGATCAATAACCCATTCGATATTACGGATGCGGACATGACCGAACTTTTCGGCGAATATTTTACTTGGGATAAAGTGGACGAAGAGGATTCCGAGTGGGGACTTGAAAGAGTTTTCCTAATAACATGCAAATAA
- the LOC120336563 gene encoding DNA polymerase beta-like, with amino-acid sequence MIKRKAPTDNPNSGITDFLTELADYEKNVNRSFHKSNAYRKAASAISKCNEPIKKGSDARKLEGVGAKIAEKIDEFLTTGKLRKIEKIRSDETSQAISLLTRVSGIGPAAARKLVDEGLTTLELLRENISKLTHHQQIGLKYFEDFEKRIPRAEMEVLEKVVNERIQELDKEYRSQVCGSYRRGASSSGDIDVLLTHSSFSSTDKQKRGDLLEKVVTDLQSINFVTDILSMGQTKFMGVCCWEDFKSLDESGDSHSTFRRIDIRLVPQDQFPCAMLYFTGSDLFNKRMRTLALEKGFTINEYSIRPQGSTGIPGEPLPVSCEEDIFDYIDMPYVEPSKRSE; translated from the exons ATGATCAAACGAAAAGCGCCAACAGATAATCCTAATTCTGGAATTACAGATTTTTTGACAG AACTTGCTgattatgagaaaaatgtcaacaGATCATTTCATAAATCAAATGCATATCGGAAAGCAGCAAGTGCCATATCAAAATGTAACGAACCAATAAAAAAGGGATCAGATGCTCGGAAACTG GAAGGCGTGGGTGCAAAAATCGctgaaaaaattgatgaattccTTACCACTGGAAAACTTCGCAAGATTGAGAAAATTAGATCAGATGAAACATCTCAAGCAATATCCCTTCTCACAAGAGTATCAGGAATTGG TCCTGCCGCTGCGAGGAAATTGGTTGATGAAGGTCTGACAACGCTTGAACTTTTACGAGAAAATATAAGTAAACTAACACATCATCAACAAATTGGACTCAA GTACTTTGAAGATTTCGAAAAAAGAATTCCAAGAGCGGAGATGGAAGTACTTGAA aaagtagtcaatgaaagaatacaagAATTGGATAAAGAATACAGAAGTCAAGTATGTGGAAGTTACAGACGTGGGGCATCATCTAGTGGTGATATTGACGTGTTACTTACTCATTCCTCGTTTTCTTCAACCGATAAGCAGAAAAGG GGTGATTTGCTGGAAAAAGTTGTAACGGATCTTCAAAGCATAAACTTTGTCACGGATATACTTTCAATGGGACAGACAAAATTTATG GGGGTTTGCTGCTGGGAGGACTTCAAGTCACTTGATGAATCTGGGGATTCCCATTCAACATTTCGAAGAATTGATATAAG GTTGGTACCTCAAGATCAGTTTCCCTGTGCAATGTTGTATTTCACCGGGAGCGATTTATTCAACAAAAGGATGCGAACATTAGCGTTAGAAAAAGGATTCACAATAAATGAGTATTCAATACGTCCTCAAGGTTCAACTG GTATACCTGGTGAACCTCTTCCTGTCTCATGTGAAGAAGATATATTTGATTACATCGATATGCCTTATGTTGAACCAAGCAAACGAAGTGAATAA